One part of the Granulicella arctica genome encodes these proteins:
- a CDS encoding Fur family transcriptional regulator: protein MPIQIRKTRQKDAIRTAFLEADRPLSPDEALQEAQKLVEGVSVATVYRNINSLLEDKWLVPIDLPGQAARYEVAGKEHHHHFQCTVCMKTYELSGCALQVKPKLPRGFKATGHEFFVYGTCVDCS, encoded by the coding sequence ATGCCTATACAGATTCGCAAGACTCGGCAGAAGGATGCGATACGAACAGCCTTTCTTGAGGCGGATCGTCCGTTGTCGCCTGATGAAGCTCTTCAAGAAGCACAGAAGCTGGTTGAGGGTGTGAGTGTTGCGACGGTCTATCGCAATATCAACTCTCTGCTCGAAGATAAATGGCTGGTCCCAATCGACCTGCCGGGGCAGGCCGCGCGGTATGAAGTCGCAGGCAAGGAACACCACCATCACTTTCAATGTACGGTTTGTATGAAGACATACGAGTTGAGTGGGTGCGCCCTCCAGGTAAAGCCTAAGTTGCCGCGTGGCTTCAAGGCGACCGGACACGAGTTCTTCGTCTACGGCACATGCGTCGATTGCAGCTGA